Proteins from a genomic interval of Caldicellulosiruptor diazotrophicus:
- a CDS encoding TIM barrel protein, whose translation MIRFGPAGNSQSFYDAGYKSSVDAPKWLKSIGLSAYEYQCNKGVNISKEKARQIGQEAQKYDILISIHAPYYINFGSQEEEKLQKSKEYIYECVEVAKEMKAQRIVFHPGSCAKVERSLAFETAKKTILEVVNVVKEMRADGIFLCPETMGKKNNLGSSDEIIEICKMDEMLLPTIDFGHINAFEGGSLKTEEDFENLLKKFIDQLGYERMKYFHSHFSRIEYTSQGEKKHWNYEDKQFEPDFEPLAEALYKLKLEPVIICESKDYMAEDALVLKKIYQETLEKRV comes from the coding sequence ATGATAAGATTTGGTCCTGCAGGAAACTCTCAGAGTTTTTACGATGCTGGTTATAAATCAAGTGTTGATGCGCCAAAGTGGCTAAAATCAATAGGTCTTTCTGCTTATGAGTACCAGTGTAACAAAGGTGTGAACATTTCAAAAGAAAAGGCAAGACAGATTGGTCAGGAAGCGCAAAAGTATGATATACTTATCTCCATCCATGCACCTTACTATATAAACTTTGGAAGCCAGGAAGAAGAAAAGTTGCAAAAGTCAAAAGAGTACATCTATGAATGCGTAGAGGTTGCAAAGGAGATGAAAGCACAAAGGATTGTGTTTCACCCCGGTTCGTGTGCAAAGGTAGAAAGAAGTTTGGCTTTTGAGACAGCCAAAAAAACGATATTAGAAGTTGTAAACGTGGTGAAAGAGATGCGGGCAGATGGAATATTTTTATGCCCAGAGACAATGGGTAAAAAAAACAATCTTGGCAGTAGCGATGAGATAATAGAGATTTGCAAAATGGACGAGATGCTGCTTCCAACCATTGATTTTGGGCACATAAATGCCTTTGAAGGTGGCAGCTTAAAGACAGAAGAGGATTTTGAAAATCTACTCAAGAAATTTATTGACCAGCTTGGATATGAAAGGATGAAATACTTTCACAGCCATTTTAGCAGGATAGAATATACATCACAAGGTGAAAAAAAACACTGGAACTACGAAGACAAACAGTTTGAGCCTGACTTTGAACCATTGGCAGAGGCTCTTTACAAGCTAAAGCTTGAACCTGTGATAATCTGTGAATCAAAAGACTATATGGCAGAGGATGCTCTTGTTCTGAAAAAGATCTATCAAGAAACTTTAGAAAAAAGGGTGTGA
- a CDS encoding shikimate kinase → MKNIVLTGFMGSGKTTIGKLIAEKLDIELIDTDSEVIKEFGMTIDKIFEVHGEKRFREVETRVIERVSKLENVVISTGGGVVLNPENVKLLRENGVIYFLYASAENILKRLKDDDTRPLLKNGDKLSNIIRLLNMRMPFYKNCDFEINTDILTPELAAEKIISIHLAKESKR, encoded by the coding sequence ATGAAAAATATTGTGCTTACAGGTTTTATGGGAAGTGGCAAGACAACCATAGGTAAATTAATTGCTGAAAAACTCGATATAGAGCTTATTGACACAGACTCAGAGGTAATAAAAGAGTTTGGTATGACAATTGACAAGATATTTGAAGTACACGGTGAGAAAAGATTCAGAGAGGTTGAAACAAGGGTAATTGAGAGAGTTTCAAAGCTTGAAAATGTTGTTATCTCAACAGGCGGGGGAGTTGTTTTAAATCCCGAAAATGTAAAACTTTTGAGAGAGAACGGAGTAATATATTTTTTATATGCCTCTGCCGAAAATATTCTCAAAAGGCTAAAAGACGATGATACAAGACCTCTTTTGAAAAATGGTGATAAACTCAGCAACATCATAAGGCTTTTGAACATGAGAATGCCTTTTTATAAAAACTGCGATTTTGAGATAAACACAGACATACTCACTCCAGAGCTTGCAGCAGAAAAGATAATTTCAATTCACTTAGCAAAGGAGAGTAAAAGATGA
- the trpC gene encoding indole-3-glycerol phosphate synthase TrpC: protein MSVLERILSYKKEEVEKCKNLIPVEKMKRLAVEKIKDGYLENKFKRIFKKEKFCIIGEIKRASPSEGVISEDANVKAIAKMYEDLGFFAISVLTERFFFKGSEQDLMEVKKEVSLPVLRKDFIIDIWQLYQTKMIGADAALLITKALSEKQLAIFIKILEILDIVPLVEVENEYEIEKALKCGAKLIGINNRNLDDLSIDITKTERLLKYIPKEVAVISESGIKTKEDFDYIFSLGVDGCLIGTSFMKSQNPLEIIGDRI from the coding sequence ATGAGTGTGCTTGAGCGCATTTTAAGTTATAAAAAGGAAGAGGTTGAAAAATGTAAAAATCTCATACCTGTTGAGAAGATGAAGAGACTTGCAGTTGAGAAGATTAAAGATGGCTATTTAGAGAATAAGTTTAAAAGAATATTTAAAAAAGAAAAATTTTGTATAATTGGAGAAATAAAACGGGCATCACCATCGGAAGGCGTAATATCAGAGGATGCCAATGTAAAAGCAATAGCAAAGATGTATGAAGATTTAGGGTTTTTTGCTATATCAGTTTTGACTGAAAGGTTTTTTTTCAAGGGTTCGGAACAAGATTTGATGGAAGTAAAAAAAGAGGTATCTCTGCCCGTGCTAAGAAAAGACTTTATCATTGATATCTGGCAACTTTATCAGACAAAGATGATAGGCGCAGACGCAGCTTTGCTTATCACAAAAGCTTTGTCAGAAAAACAGCTTGCAATATTCATTAAAATATTAGAAATTCTTGACATTGTCCCGCTTGTTGAGGTTGAAAATGAATATGAAATTGAAAAAGCTCTGAAGTGTGGTGCAAAACTCATAGGAATCAATAACAGAAACCTGGATGATTTGTCCATTGATATAACAAAGACAGAAAGACTCTTGAAGTATATTCCAAAAGAAGTTGCTGTGATAAGCGAAAGTGGAATTAAGACAAAAGAAGATTTTGACTATATTTTTTCGCTCGGTGTTGATGGATGTTTGATAGGGACATCTTTTATGAAATCGCAAAATCCGCTTGAAATAATTGGTGATAGGATATGA
- the aroQ gene encoding type II 3-dehydroquinate dehydratase — MKKVLVINGPNLNLLGIREKNIYGSVVYEDVLKSISQKAQELGFEVEFFQSNHEGEIIDKIHRAYFEKVDAIVINPGAYTHYSYAIHDAIKAVNIPTIEVHISNIHAREEFRRKSVIAPACTGQISGFGTKSYIIALYALKEILG; from the coding sequence ATGAAAAAGGTCTTGGTAATAAACGGCCCAAATCTTAATCTTCTTGGAATAAGAGAAAAAAATATATATGGCAGCGTAGTATACGAAGATGTCCTCAAATCTATTTCACAAAAAGCTCAGGAACTTGGGTTTGAAGTGGAGTTTTTTCAATCAAACCATGAAGGAGAAATAATAGATAAAATCCATAGAGCATATTTTGAAAAGGTCGATGCTATTGTAATAAACCCAGGTGCGTATACTCATTATAGCTATGCAATCCATGATGCAATAAAGGCTGTAAACATTCCCACGATTGAAGTGCATATTTCCAACATTCATGCAAGAGAAGAGTTCAGACGCAAAAGTGTGATTGCTCCTGCCTGCACAGGTCAAATCTCCGGTTTTGGTACCAAGAGCTATATAATAGCACTTTATGCTTTGAAAGAGATTTTAGGGTAG
- a CDS encoding ABC transporter permease yields the protein MMTFKAYLKKEFIEGIRQYKYIALATGIILFSILDPVMLKLLPSFISNKIPANIINQLFEFKPKDALANYIKDLFQIGTLFIIFTAAGSINEEIYSQKIVFPFSKGANKSQIVLAKYLHFEIAICLLLLVGLFFNQYYANLLFEGQKITVSDIVPVYFLLCIYYLFVISLTLLLSSFTKKNISAGILACTASYSTALFSQFEKLKKFSPYNLILLTSNFGSQDVKTTLVTTILLTLIFLVTTVFRFNSLEVN from the coding sequence ATGATGACATTTAAAGCATATCTTAAAAAAGAATTCATTGAAGGGATAAGACAGTACAAATACATTGCTCTTGCAACCGGTATAATATTGTTCTCTATCTTAGATCCAGTAATGTTAAAGCTTCTTCCTTCCTTTATTAGCAACAAGATTCCTGCTAATATAATAAATCAGCTATTTGAGTTTAAGCCTAAAGACGCATTGGCAAATTATATCAAAGATCTTTTTCAGATTGGTACGCTATTTATAATATTCACTGCTGCTGGGAGTATAAATGAGGAAATATATTCCCAAAAAATTGTTTTCCCTTTTTCAAAAGGTGCTAATAAATCCCAAATTGTACTGGCAAAGTATTTACATTTTGAAATTGCAATTTGCTTGCTCTTGTTAGTTGGTTTGTTCTTCAACCAATATTACGCTAATCTTCTTTTTGAAGGACAGAAAATTACTGTATCTGACATAGTTCCTGTTTACTTTCTCTTGTGTATTTACTACCTGTTCGTGATCTCGCTTACATTACTTCTTAGCAGCTTTACAAAGAAAAATATCTCAGCTGGAATTTTGGCATGTACAGCCTCTTATTCGACTGCCTTGTTCTCTCAGTTTGAAAAACTTAAGAAGTTCAGCCCATATAATTTGATTTTGCTTACAAGTAATTTTGGCTCACAAGATGTAAAAACAACGTTGGTTACTACCATTCTGCTGACTCTTATATTTTTAGTGACAACCGTTTTTCGATTTAATAGCTTAGAAGTAAATTGA
- the sigY gene encoding RNA polymerase sigma factor SigY, which translates to MDEKRLIEEAKKGNKEALYRLIENNLNILSGFVTKMTQDYHFAQDVVQETLLRSIINMDKFSPDAKFSTWLIKISINVYKDLLRKNKRYTYLDESYKDYMQDVEHAAISNSEYKDICKAILSLDYKFRAVFILKHFYGYKYKEIAKILNCPVGTVRSRLHFAIKFLIKELEKKGVLESESKKE; encoded by the coding sequence GTGGATGAAAAAAGGTTAATAGAAGAAGCAAAAAAAGGAAACAAAGAAGCTCTCTACAGGCTCATTGAAAATAACTTAAATATTCTCTCAGGTTTTGTGACGAAGATGACTCAAGATTATCATTTTGCCCAGGATGTTGTGCAGGAAACACTTTTGCGTTCTATCATAAACATGGATAAGTTCTCACCAGATGCAAAGTTTTCGACATGGCTTATAAAAATTTCAATAAACGTGTACAAGGACCTTTTAAGAAAAAATAAAAGATATACCTACTTAGACGAGTCATACAAAGATTATATGCAGGATGTAGAACATGCAGCCATATCAAATAGTGAATACAAGGACATCTGCAAAGCTATTTTGTCGCTTGATTATAAATTCAGAGCTGTTTTTATTCTAAAACATTTTTATGGATATAAATACAAAGAAATTGCCAAAATTTTAAACTGTCCTGTCGGAACAGTAAGGTCAAGGCTCCATTTTGCCATAAAGTTTCTGATAAAAGAGCTCGAAAAGAAAGGAGTGCTGGAGAGTGAAAGCAAAAAAGAATGA
- a CDS encoding PLD nuclease N-terminal domain-containing protein yields MLGNMDMEEMLKLLAPVIVLQFALMIFCLVKLKNDRVKHLPKWAWALIIIIFNFVGPIVYLLLGRERD; encoded by the coding sequence ATGCTCGGAAATATGGATATGGAAGAAATGTTAAAATTACTTGCGCCTGTAATTGTTCTGCAGTTTGCTCTTATGATTTTCTGTCTTGTTAAGTTGAAAAATGACAGAGTAAAACATCTTCCAAAATGGGCATGGGCGCTAATAATAATTATTTTCAACTTTGTAGGTCCTATAGTTTACCTACTACTCGGAAGAGAGCGTGATTAG
- a CDS encoding M24 family metallopeptidase produces MVSTRIEKIFKRDESIEAVFVSKKENIRYLSNFKGDESYLFITREGSKYLLTDFRYTEQAKKEVTEFEVVDYKGKLYDTIKDLMVSHNISKLFIEGYHLTFSFVSEMKEKLEDRVCALSFSLDILRSVKDDEEIEKIKKAVEITDRAFEHILKFIKPGISENDVVAELNYFIMKNGAKGFSFEPIVASGKRSSLPHGVATDKKIEAGDTVTIDFGCNFDGYMSDMTRTVFVGNVKSQMVNIYHIVKEAQQKAEEFIKEGLKANEVDKIARDYIGSFGYMEKFGHSLGHGVGLEIHELPRLSPKSEMVLEENMVVTIEPGIYIEDFGGVRIEDIVVVKSGGCEILTKSSKDLIVI; encoded by the coding sequence ATGGTAAGCACAAGAATTGAAAAAATATTCAAAAGAGATGAGAGCATCGAAGCAGTTTTTGTGTCCAAAAAAGAAAATATCAGATACCTTAGCAATTTCAAAGGCGATGAAAGCTATCTATTTATTACAAGAGAAGGATCAAAATATCTTTTAACAGACTTTAGGTATACCGAGCAGGCAAAAAAAGAAGTAACTGAATTTGAAGTTGTTGACTACAAGGGAAAACTTTATGATACTATAAAAGACTTGATGGTATCGCATAACATTTCAAAGCTTTTTATTGAAGGGTATCATCTTACATTTTCGTTTGTGAGTGAGATGAAAGAAAAGCTTGAAGACAGGGTATGTGCACTTTCATTTTCTTTGGACATACTTAGATCTGTGAAAGACGATGAAGAGATAGAGAAAATAAAAAAAGCTGTTGAGATTACTGACAGAGCATTTGAGCACATCTTAAAGTTTATAAAGCCGGGTATTTCAGAAAATGACGTGGTTGCAGAGCTCAACTACTTTATAATGAAAAACGGCGCAAAAGGCTTTTCATTTGAACCTATAGTTGCCTCTGGCAAAAGAAGTTCTTTGCCCCACGGCGTTGCGACAGACAAAAAGATTGAAGCTGGCGATACTGTTACAATTGACTTTGGATGCAACTTTGACGGCTACATGTCTGATATGACAAGGACAGTATTTGTAGGAAATGTGAAAAGTCAGATGGTAAATATATACCATATAGTAAAGGAAGCTCAGCAAAAGGCAGAAGAGTTTATAAAAGAAGGTTTAAAAGCAAACGAAGTTGACAAAATTGCCCGTGACTATATAGGCTCTTTTGGTTATATGGAAAAGTTTGGACACTCTTTAGGACATGGTGTTGGACTTGAAATTCATGAACTTCCAAGACTTTCACCAAAATCTGAGATGGTTTTAGAAGAAAATATGGTTGTGACAATTGAACCGGGCATTTATATTGAGGATTTTGGAGGTGTGAGGATAGAAGATATAGTTGTTGTGAAAAGTGGTGGATGTGAGATTTTGACAAAGTCGTCAAAGGATCTAATTGTAATTTAG
- a CDS encoding ABC transporter ATP-binding protein has protein sequence MISLLKVVNLHKSFGKVKALKGISFVVKPATIHGFLGPNGAGKTTTMKILSGLISFDEGTILFENLNYKTNKNAIVKQIGFLPQNPAFYGYLTPVEYLNLIGQICNFESRTIKKRTEEVLEIVKLSNVSKRKISTFSGGMLQRLGIAVAIFNKPKLLLLDEPTASLDPEGRAEVLEHIKSLKEEGITVFFSTHILSDVERICDHVTILHEGKVIVSSSLENLQKQYIQPIFCIEFESIPDKLEEKLSQFPYIKKIDIDVYGKVSIYVNNVETAKRELIKVLAQIDKPILSFYLKKTSLEDIFIRVVDKNDDI, from the coding sequence GTGATTAGTTTGCTGAAAGTGGTAAATCTTCACAAAAGCTTTGGAAAAGTAAAAGCTTTAAAAGGTATATCATTTGTAGTAAAACCAGCAACAATCCATGGTTTTCTTGGACCAAATGGAGCAGGTAAGACAACCACAATGAAAATTCTTTCTGGACTAATTAGTTTTGATGAAGGAACAATCTTATTTGAGAATCTTAATTATAAGACAAACAAAAATGCGATAGTGAAACAAATTGGATTCCTTCCTCAAAATCCTGCATTCTATGGTTATCTCACACCAGTTGAGTATTTAAACTTAATAGGACAAATTTGCAATTTTGAAAGTAGAACTATTAAAAAGAGGACTGAAGAAGTTCTTGAAATTGTAAAACTTTCAAACGTTTCTAAAAGAAAAATCTCAACTTTTTCTGGCGGAATGCTTCAAAGACTTGGAATAGCTGTCGCAATATTTAATAAGCCTAAACTATTGCTTCTTGATGAACCAACTGCATCTTTAGACCCAGAAGGAAGAGCTGAAGTGTTAGAACATATAAAATCTTTGAAAGAAGAAGGAATCACTGTTTTCTTCTCAACACATATATTGAGCGATGTAGAGAGAATATGCGACCATGTCACTATATTACATGAAGGTAAAGTAATTGTAAGTAGTAGTTTAGAAAACCTCCAAAAACAATACATTCAACCTATTTTTTGTATTGAGTTTGAAAGTATCCCTGATAAGCTGGAAGAAAAATTGTCTCAGTTTCCTTATATTAAAAAAATTGATATTGACGTCTATGGAAAAGTCTCAATTTATGTTAACAATGTTGAAACAGCAAAAAGAGAGTTAATAAAAGTATTGGCACAGATAGATAAGCCTATTTTATCCTTTTATTTAAAAAAAACCTCGCTGGAAGATATTTTCATAAGGGTGGTAGACAAAAATGATGACATTTAA
- a CDS encoding anthranilate synthase component II, giving the protein MILLIDNYDSFTFNLYQMIASKTKVLVFRNDKVTVDTIKKLNPAGIIISPGPGSPKDAGVSKEVVNTFAGSIPILGVCLGHQVIGECFGARITHAKTIYHGMRSRVDLLESGKRSKLFKGVPERFFAGRYHSLVVEKSASLKQLEIAAVSEDDEVMSLVNDSLRVYGIQFHPESILTPDGETIIQNFLEICYDGVEKDAHRCA; this is encoded by the coding sequence ATGATATTGTTAATAGATAACTACGACTCTTTTACATTCAATCTTTACCAAATGATTGCAAGCAAAACAAAAGTTTTAGTGTTTAGAAACGACAAGGTTACAGTTGATACAATAAAAAAATTAAATCCTGCAGGTATAATAATTTCTCCAGGTCCTGGCAGTCCAAAAGATGCGGGTGTGAGCAAAGAGGTTGTAAATACATTTGCTGGTAGTATACCAATCTTGGGTGTTTGTCTTGGTCATCAGGTGATTGGAGAATGTTTCGGAGCACGAATTACTCATGCAAAAACAATTTACCATGGAATGAGATCGAGAGTTGACCTGCTTGAAAGCGGTAAAAGAAGTAAACTTTTTAAGGGTGTACCAGAGAGATTTTTTGCAGGTAGATACCATTCACTTGTGGTTGAGAAATCTGCGTCTTTGAAGCAGCTTGAAATAGCTGCTGTGAGTGAAGATGATGAGGTTATGTCCCTGGTAAACGATAGTTTGAGAGTTTATGGGATTCAGTTTCATCCTGAATCAATCCTGACTCCTGATGGAGAGACAATTATACAAAACTTTTTAGAAATATGCTATGATGGGGTGGAAAAAGATGCTCATCGATGTGCTTGA
- a CDS encoding anthranilate synthase component I family protein — protein MEKVANVRPDSSSGLFCYHDIGTNLPFFEEYSNDSIDLSNIDFDSIEGNYFFFENSQMIAFCLDRLLCVTVYRDKIEVDSEGNKKVFYGDICTMFDSILEVLIQKNAYITCQFNYHAVNLLEDIYLTDSPYIVLNVYRKNVLIDKLTGKKILLVSKESEKNIEVDFKRYQRNNLCEVKSNVVFSTPKEYFISTVKQAKEDIRNGEIFQIVLSQIILVKSNILTSHLFYTMKEKNPSEYSIVINNEESQIICFSPETLIKKKGNIVKTFPIAGTYRINEGDDIAQKKIEILKDKKEISEHVMLVDLARNDLGRISKPGTVKVEEYLRIKRLYNLIHIYSVVTGELEEKSLTKAILSVFPAGTLTGAPKIRAMQLIEKYERQRRDLYGGAIGYIYKDQFDLAIAIRMAVKDKKESIIKLQSGAGIVNLSVPENEYQECLTKLRAFLRIMGVDENDIVNR, from the coding sequence ATGGAAAAAGTGGCGAACGTGCGCCCCGATAGCTCATCGGGGCTTTTTTGTTATCATGATATTGGAACCAATTTACCTTTCTTTGAAGAATATTCAAACGATTCTATTGACCTATCAAATATAGATTTTGATTCAATCGAAGGGAATTACTTTTTCTTCGAAAATTCCCAAATGATAGCTTTTTGTCTTGATAGACTTTTGTGCGTTACAGTCTATCGTGACAAAATTGAGGTTGATTCTGAAGGAAATAAAAAAGTTTTCTATGGCGATATTTGTACAATGTTTGATAGCATATTGGAAGTCCTAATTCAAAAGAATGCTTATATCACCTGTCAATTTAACTATCATGCGGTAAATCTGTTAGAAGATATATATTTAACTGATAGTCCTTATATAGTTCTAAATGTTTATAGGAAAAATGTACTTATTGATAAACTTACAGGCAAGAAGATTCTTTTGGTGAGCAAAGAATCTGAAAAAAATATAGAAGTAGATTTTAAGAGGTACCAGAGAAATAATTTGTGTGAGGTAAAAAGCAATGTGGTTTTTTCAACTCCAAAAGAGTATTTTATCAGCACAGTCAAGCAGGCAAAAGAGGATATCAGAAATGGTGAGATTTTTCAGATTGTTCTGTCACAGATAATATTGGTCAAAAGCAATATCCTAACCAGCCATCTTTTTTACACAATGAAAGAGAAAAATCCTTCAGAGTACAGCATTGTGATAAACAATGAAGAGAGCCAAATAATTTGTTTTTCGCCAGAGACTCTTATAAAGAAAAAAGGAAACATAGTAAAAACATTTCCAATTGCTGGAACATACAGGATAAACGAAGGGGATGATATTGCCCAGAAAAAGATAGAGATACTAAAAGACAAGAAAGAAATAAGTGAGCATGTCATGCTTGTTGATCTTGCGCGAAATGACCTTGGCAGGATTTCAAAACCCGGAACTGTAAAAGTAGAAGAGTACTTGAGAATAAAAAGACTTTATAACCTTATTCATATATATTCTGTTGTTACAGGTGAACTTGAAGAAAAGAGCCTCACAAAGGCAATACTATCTGTTTTTCCGGCTGGGACGCTGACCGGCGCACCAAAGATAAGAGCTATGCAGTTGATTGAAAAATATGAAAGGCAAAGAAGAGACCTTTACGGAGGAGCAATCGGGTATATCTACAAAGACCAGTTTGACCTTGCCATAGCTATAAGAATGGCTGTAAAGGACAAAAAAGAAAGCATTATAAAGCTTCAAAGCGGTGCGGGGATTGTGAATTTGTCAGTACCTGAGAATGAGTATCAAGAGTGTTTGACCAAGCTCAGAGCGTTTTTGAGGATAATGGGGGTGGATGAAAATGATATTGTTAATAGATAA
- the trpD gene encoding anthranilate phosphoribosyltransferase: MLIDVLELVTNKKDLEYNQVKNLLDNILEGELDEIKFGAFLAALKTKGETVKEISAFVDAFYDRAKKLNFDHQRTIDTCGTGGDGKGTFNISTAAAIILSCFDIKVAKHGNRSITSNSGSADILEKLGIDIQPEEGKVLEGLEKLNFAFLFAPIYHPAMKKVANLRRSLGIRTVFNILGPLLNPVPLKYQVVGTFNFDAQEKVASVLRGKRKKAAVIHSLDGLDEISVSKKTRVLEIQDKDIKEYYIDPKNYGIEFDTNSIRGFSPEENARILISVLEGEKSPYFWAVVLNCGFALYICEVAKDVEEGIKLSSKAIESKEAYLKLKDLQQFYKSGV, from the coding sequence ATGCTCATCGATGTGCTTGAGCTTGTGACAAACAAAAAGGATTTGGAATATAACCAGGTAAAAAATCTTCTTGATAACATTTTGGAAGGCGAACTTGATGAGATAAAGTTTGGTGCATTTTTGGCAGCGCTAAAAACAAAGGGCGAAACAGTAAAAGAGATTTCAGCATTTGTTGATGCTTTTTATGACAGGGCAAAAAAACTTAATTTTGACCATCAAAGAACAATTGATACATGTGGAACAGGTGGCGATGGGAAAGGCACCTTTAACATCTCAACAGCCGCGGCTATTATTCTTAGCTGTTTCGACATAAAAGTAGCAAAACATGGTAACAGAAGTATTACAAGCAATTCCGGGTCAGCCGACATCTTAGAAAAACTTGGTATAGATATCCAGCCAGAGGAAGGAAAAGTTTTGGAAGGACTTGAGAAACTGAACTTTGCATTTTTATTTGCACCGATATATCATCCAGCCATGAAGAAGGTTGCAAATTTAAGAAGATCACTTGGTATCAGAACAGTTTTTAACATCTTAGGTCCTCTTTTGAACCCTGTACCACTGAAATATCAAGTGGTTGGGACGTTTAACTTTGATGCGCAGGAGAAAGTGGCTTCTGTGCTAAGGGGCAAGAGAAAAAAAGCCGCTGTCATACATAGCCTTGACGGACTTGACGAGATTTCTGTTTCTAAAAAGACAAGAGTACTTGAGATACAGGACAAAGATATCAAAGAATATTATATTGACCCCAAAAACTATGGAATTGAATTTGATACAAACTCAATCAGAGGCTTTTCGCCTGAAGAAAACGCAAGGATTTTGATAAGTGTGCTTGAGGGAGAAAAGTCACCTTATTTTTGGGCTGTTGTTTTGAATTGTGGATTTGCACTTTACATTTGTGAAGTTGCAAAAGATGTGGAAGAAGGAATTAAGCTTTCCTCAAAAGCAATTGAGAGCAAAGAAGCTTATTTAAAGCTCAAAGACTTGCAGCAGTTTTATAAATCGGGAGTGTAA
- a CDS encoding phosphoribosylanthranilate isomerase — protein MIVKFCGLKRLVDVEMCNKLQPDMIGLIFAQSPRRVEKDIAKDMILAKSPSIKSVGVFKDQNISEVIEIATQLQLDFVQLHGREDCEYIKHLKNLGFRVIKAIEVKGQEDIKIAKRYVEIADFVLLDRPKDSSLDITKVAKLADFDYIIAGGITPENIDKYLNLNPVGIDVSSGIETEGYKDFAKMKKIIDMVNKYKVGEIENG, from the coding sequence ATGATAGTAAAGTTTTGTGGACTAAAGAGGCTTGTTGATGTTGAGATGTGCAATAAACTTCAGCCTGATATGATAGGCTTAATATTTGCGCAAAGCCCGAGAAGAGTTGAAAAAGACATTGCAAAAGATATGATTTTGGCTAAAAGTCCCTCAATAAAATCAGTAGGAGTTTTTAAAGACCAGAACATATCAGAGGTTATAGAAATAGCAACTCAGCTTCAACTTGACTTTGTACAGCTGCATGGCAGGGAAGATTGTGAGTATATAAAACATTTGAAAAATCTTGGATTTAGGGTTATAAAAGCTATTGAAGTTAAAGGACAGGAAGATATAAAAATAGCTAAACGCTATGTAGAAATAGCCGACTTTGTACTTCTTGACAGACCTAAAGACAGTAGTTTGGATATTACAAAGGTTGCAAAACTTGCTGACTTTGATTATATCATTGCAGGTGGAATAACACCTGAAAATATAGATAAATACCTAAATCTGAATCCAGTTGGTATAGATGTCAGCTCAGGAATTGAGACAGAAGGTTATAAGGATTTTGCAAAGATGAAAAAGATTATTGATATGGTAAACAAATATAAGGTTGGTGAAATAGAAAATGGATAG